One segment of Rhodopirellula baltica SH 1 DNA contains the following:
- a CDS encoding cytochrome c family protein, with protein sequence MADSSGSRVWLIAAIIVGLFVAVAYIVHDSDDQSELVEKLSRKLDSPASVIPKSEQPTDVVRVTSTVVAQKDVLPGSWVLQKEDKPRPRLILPFESLEDGPSASRTPGEVSAEHANEEGFLGADSCADCHQTRHSGFLLTAHHRTSSVATQNRILGSLESPDNQLTTSDPDLSVTMHSKEDSVVQEVSLADWSVDVPMDVITGSGKVAQTFLYWDEDRLFQSFASYFSGADRWLTSPGFEDLDANFGRVIRTECLECHVTYIEQTEPPNHYQSSSAVWGISCERCHGPGKSHVEYHIANPESKTAEHIVHPNELPRERQLDICGQCHSGSFDFKKPAFSFRPGDDLSDFHHTLKPDFDDSGIHTSNQLARLRKSECFLNSEMTCTACHDPHVAQRGDEAFFRQACLNCHEAEHCGMRPELPVSIADQCVQCHMPSTQIDDLAGMKLQGLTLSMADHFIRVDREHAKKIKDQTTDSTK encoded by the coding sequence TTGGCTGACTCATCAGGCTCCCGAGTTTGGTTGATCGCGGCGATCATCGTCGGACTGTTCGTCGCGGTGGCATACATCGTCCATGATTCCGACGATCAAAGTGAACTCGTGGAAAAGCTTTCGCGAAAGCTGGATTCTCCTGCATCGGTTATTCCCAAAAGCGAGCAACCAACCGATGTGGTGCGAGTGACCTCGACGGTGGTAGCTCAAAAAGATGTGCTTCCCGGGTCGTGGGTTTTGCAGAAAGAAGACAAACCTCGCCCCCGTTTGATCCTGCCGTTTGAATCTCTGGAAGACGGTCCATCCGCCAGCCGAACGCCGGGAGAGGTTTCGGCTGAGCATGCCAACGAAGAAGGCTTTCTCGGGGCGGATTCGTGTGCGGACTGCCACCAAACTCGCCATAGCGGTTTTTTGCTAACCGCCCATCATCGGACCAGCAGTGTCGCAACACAAAATCGCATTTTGGGATCGCTGGAGTCGCCAGACAATCAATTGACAACTAGCGATCCAGACCTCTCTGTGACAATGCACTCCAAGGAAGACTCCGTCGTCCAGGAAGTCTCACTTGCCGATTGGAGCGTTGACGTACCGATGGATGTCATCACAGGCTCAGGCAAGGTGGCTCAAACATTCTTGTACTGGGACGAGGATCGACTCTTTCAATCGTTTGCATCGTATTTCAGCGGTGCCGACCGATGGTTGACCAGCCCCGGATTTGAAGACCTCGATGCCAACTTCGGCCGAGTCATTCGCACGGAATGCCTCGAATGCCACGTCACTTACATTGAGCAAACCGAACCACCCAACCACTATCAATCGTCCTCAGCGGTTTGGGGAATCTCTTGCGAGCGTTGCCACGGCCCGGGAAAATCCCACGTCGAATATCACATCGCAAACCCGGAATCCAAAACGGCAGAACACATTGTCCACCCGAATGAACTTCCTCGGGAAAGGCAGCTGGATATTTGTGGGCAGTGCCACTCAGGATCTTTCGATTTCAAGAAGCCCGCCTTCAGTTTCCGGCCGGGCGACGATCTCAGCGATTTTCACCACACTCTGAAACCTGATTTCGACGACAGCGGTATTCACACCAGCAACCAACTGGCGCGTCTTCGAAAGAGTGAGTGCTTTCTAAATTCAGAGATGACCTGCACGGCGTGCCACGATCCACACGTCGCTCAGCGTGGCGACGAAGCATTCTTTCGCCAAGCATGTTTGAACTGTCACGAAGCCGAGCATTGTGGGATGCGCCCGGAACTACCGGTCAGCATTGCCGACCAGTGCGTTCAGTGTCACATGCCCAGCACCCAAATCGACGACCTCGCCGGAATGAAACTGCAAGGCCTGACCCTTTCTATGGCCGATCATTTCATTCGTGTCGATCGAGAGCACGCGAAAAAGATCAAGGACCAGACGACTGATTCCACCAAATGA
- a CDS encoding DUF1559 domain-containing protein, with translation MSNRSKSRTGFTLVELLVVIAIIGVLVGLLLPAVQAAREAARRMSCSNNFKQLGLAVHNYHSAYNQLPTNYGGTTPVAPLNAGPGGVTNWWENSNFGNHELLSMLIGLTPFVEAQGTWEQISNPFPADTNNDGTIDITFPAMGPTPTPGGADRNYYSPWMTDLPFLRCPSDPGRGAPTMGRTNYAPCVGDNMNRWNGGKNGDLTVNNWAMGVQSRNRGFFIPRDVSKFRDILDGLSNTIAMAEIATDLNDGDKRTSLAVTTGGTYLSNPNHCEQNFLDPERPQFWIDPDSPGSGQSPGDEPRGLGAATSRGARWANARPIFATVNTILAPNKGVCADSWPENGAIAPPSSRHQGGVHILMGDGAVKFITDSIEAGNASAPMPNPGQKSPYGVWGALGTRASREVIDTEF, from the coding sequence ATGTCGAATCGTTCTAAATCTCGTACCGGCTTTACGCTGGTCGAGCTTCTCGTGGTGATCGCCATCATTGGCGTCTTGGTGGGGCTGCTTCTGCCAGCCGTCCAAGCTGCACGTGAAGCTGCCCGACGCATGAGTTGCAGTAACAACTTCAAGCAGTTGGGCTTGGCGGTGCACAACTATCATTCCGCCTATAATCAACTCCCAACCAACTACGGTGGAACGACACCCGTCGCGCCACTGAACGCTGGCCCAGGTGGAGTAACCAACTGGTGGGAGAACAGCAACTTCGGAAACCACGAATTGCTGTCGATGTTGATCGGCCTGACCCCATTCGTGGAAGCTCAGGGAACTTGGGAGCAGATCTCAAACCCGTTCCCCGCCGACACGAACAATGACGGCACGATTGACATCACGTTCCCGGCGATGGGCCCAACGCCCACACCTGGTGGAGCTGACCGGAATTACTACTCACCTTGGATGACGGACCTTCCGTTTCTGCGTTGCCCAAGCGATCCGGGCCGTGGTGCTCCAACGATGGGACGTACGAACTACGCTCCATGTGTTGGTGACAACATGAACCGCTGGAACGGTGGTAAGAATGGTGACTTGACGGTCAACAACTGGGCGATGGGCGTGCAATCGCGTAACCGCGGTTTCTTCATCCCTCGTGATGTGTCCAAGTTCCGCGACATTCTGGACGGATTGTCCAACACCATCGCAATGGCTGAGATCGCCACTGACTTGAACGATGGTGACAAACGGACTTCGTTGGCTGTGACGACGGGTGGTACCTACCTATCGAACCCAAATCACTGTGAACAGAATTTCTTGGACCCTGAACGTCCACAGTTTTGGATCGATCCCGACAGTCCCGGATCCGGACAGTCTCCTGGTGACGAGCCTCGTGGGCTCGGTGCTGCCACTTCGCGTGGTGCACGTTGGGCCAACGCCCGGCCGATTTTCGCAACAGTGAACACCATTCTGGCACCAAACAAAGGCGTTTGTGCTGACAGTTGGCCAGAAAACGGTGCGATTGCTCCTCCCAGCAGTCGTCACCAAGGTGGTGTCCACATCCTGATGGGTGATGGTGCGGTGAAGTTCATTACCGACTCGATTGAAGCCGGTAACGCATCAGCACCTATGCCTAACCCAGGACAGAAAAGTCCTTACGGCGTTTGGGGTGCTTTGGGAACTCGTGCAAGCCGCGAAGTGATCGACACCGAATTCTGA
- a CDS encoding tetratricopeptide repeat protein, whose amino-acid sequence MVVLLSFPLTVTTGCGKQDPPEARQTPERPLGELRLAMRKQKWAEAWQYSDAVLKAHPDDADAIASVAMVAQHLEKPNEVADLLTKACSVESFSNDGRVRQAMIALVGAGRLYDAIDLLEETIEAVPSRHATRRWLYDLYINSGNRAEAIPHGRTLVRQRQFDTKLLLSLGIPPSAKDDLGSTLEMVRRNPDDKRPLLRQANKLLNSGEVDEATKLLQQITGQHPEFQPAQLLYAMALAESGDIDAYEQWLSKQDTSSLDTKAEYWIAKATIAAAKKDPQNALRFYWNASQRNPDLTKPWSSILKLANDLKIDSPDQISSITDRLESLQQIRSSMERFDQMGSISRRLATDIAVELEKLGRLWEAEAWASIAMTLPRDDTVDVESVRAKIVGQLTGQTPWQVSEGRPDLQSELPIEFQ is encoded by the coding sequence ATGGTTGTCCTTTTGTCATTTCCATTGACCGTCACAACCGGTTGCGGAAAACAAGATCCCCCCGAAGCACGCCAAACCCCAGAACGCCCCCTGGGTGAACTTCGCCTGGCAATGCGAAAACAAAAGTGGGCCGAAGCGTGGCAGTATTCCGACGCGGTGTTGAAAGCCCATCCGGATGATGCTGACGCGATCGCTTCGGTTGCGATGGTTGCCCAGCATCTCGAGAAACCCAATGAAGTAGCCGACCTTCTAACGAAAGCCTGCTCAGTGGAATCATTCAGCAATGACGGGCGAGTCCGCCAGGCAATGATTGCATTGGTTGGTGCCGGACGCCTCTACGATGCCATCGACCTGCTGGAGGAAACGATCGAAGCGGTTCCATCACGCCATGCCACGCGTCGTTGGTTGTACGACCTGTACATCAACAGCGGCAACCGTGCCGAAGCCATTCCACACGGACGGACCTTGGTTCGCCAGCGACAATTCGACACCAAACTTTTGCTATCGCTCGGAATCCCGCCTTCGGCCAAAGATGATCTTGGATCCACATTGGAAATGGTTCGCCGAAATCCTGATGACAAGCGACCGCTGTTGCGACAGGCGAACAAATTGCTGAACTCCGGTGAAGTCGACGAGGCAACCAAGCTTCTTCAACAGATCACGGGGCAACATCCTGAATTTCAGCCGGCTCAATTACTCTACGCAATGGCTCTCGCAGAAAGTGGCGACATCGACGCGTATGAACAGTGGCTTTCAAAACAAGACACATCATCACTCGACACCAAAGCCGAATACTGGATCGCAAAAGCGACCATCGCCGCCGCGAAAAAGGATCCCCAAAATGCGTTGCGTTTTTATTGGAACGCGAGCCAACGAAATCCCGATCTGACAAAACCTTGGTCATCGATCCTTAAACTCGCCAACGACTTGAAGATCGATTCACCTGATCAGATCAGCTCAATCACAGATCGCCTCGAAAGCCTGCAACAAATTCGATCGTCCATGGAGCGTTTCGATCAAATGGGCAGCATTTCGCGTCGACTGGCCACCGACATCGCGGTCGAACTTGAAAAGCTCGGACGGCTTTGGGAAGCGGAAGCCTGGGCTTCGATCGCAATGACGCTGCCTCGGGATGACACAGTGGATGTCGAAAGTGTGCGAGCGAAGATCGTTGGCCAACTGACTGGTCAGACCCCGTGGCAAGTAAGCGAAGGGCGTCCAGATTTGCAATCCGAGTTGCCAATTGAATTTCAATAA
- a CDS encoding helix-turn-helix domain-containing protein, whose protein sequence is MASYLSLEDAAKQLGIPADKLIDLRSQGQVRGFRDGSSWKFPEAEIERLKDELPNMSGLGSGILAADGGGSKIGSVIGGDNPASDDSGLDLDIDSLTGGSDVNLIASDSGDGSDVTIVPGAKADSDAPLKIDLDDLNLSGSAISHDSGDLELESPTPGPQSNSDSDEFNLGSSLGLDSDSDDLTLEPVKGTAPVEGAKSQSDLSGLGGEDSDGQLDLGDISSDEQASSLELMGDLDLDSSPSAIESKSHAGSDVLSELDLLAGDAAGSGLLSGSGDLLGSSLMSAESGGSSGVDDALADDDDLIIADDDDDLVVSGAGSDISIAGDSGINLMSPSDSGLSLESEPLDLAGSSISALDLGAELNEGSGTGSGHDGSGLVPASEMGSGIDFKGDDEFQLSASGIQIDGNEESASQVIEVVDSESVDIEEVDFDGADQVDAFDEAGDSGFAMDDDVAEVDALDDPMDGDGLIDENAAVASAGAGVRGGYEVPFTLLQTIGLLLILSVMSLGGMLMTDLVRNMWSYAEPSAPVSALTDMLISVAGW, encoded by the coding sequence ATGGCCTCTTATTTGTCTCTCGAAGACGCCGCCAAACAACTCGGAATTCCCGCCGACAAACTGATTGATCTTCGCAGCCAAGGTCAGGTCCGGGGTTTTCGTGATGGTTCCAGCTGGAAGTTTCCTGAGGCAGAGATCGAGCGTCTAAAAGACGAACTTCCAAATATGTCCGGATTGGGTTCCGGAATTTTGGCTGCCGATGGCGGTGGATCAAAAATCGGATCCGTGATCGGCGGCGATAATCCGGCCAGCGACGACAGCGGTTTGGATTTGGATATTGATTCGCTCACTGGCGGCAGCGACGTCAACCTCATCGCCAGCGACTCCGGTGACGGCAGCGACGTGACGATCGTTCCCGGTGCGAAAGCGGACAGCGACGCACCGCTGAAGATTGACCTGGATGACCTCAATCTTTCGGGATCGGCAATCTCACACGACAGTGGCGATTTGGAATTGGAATCACCCACGCCGGGCCCACAATCGAACAGCGACAGCGACGAGTTCAATCTCGGAAGCTCCTTGGGCTTGGACAGCGATTCAGATGACCTGACGCTGGAACCAGTCAAAGGGACCGCGCCCGTCGAAGGTGCCAAAAGCCAATCGGATTTGTCCGGTTTGGGCGGAGAAGACAGCGACGGCCAATTGGATTTGGGCGATATCAGCTCGGACGAGCAAGCCAGCAGCCTGGAATTGATGGGCGATCTGGATCTGGACAGCAGTCCATCAGCGATTGAATCAAAGAGTCACGCGGGCAGCGATGTGCTGAGTGAACTCGATTTGTTGGCCGGTGACGCGGCGGGAAGCGGATTGCTTTCCGGAAGTGGTGACTTGCTGGGCAGTTCATTGATGTCGGCTGAATCTGGCGGCTCATCCGGAGTGGATGATGCACTGGCCGACGATGACGACTTGATCATTGCGGACGATGACGACGACTTGGTGGTCAGCGGTGCGGGAAGCGATATCTCAATCGCCGGAGACAGCGGTATCAACTTGATGAGCCCGTCCGACAGTGGCCTTTCCCTGGAAAGTGAGCCTCTGGATTTGGCAGGCAGCAGCATCTCCGCCCTCGACTTGGGTGCAGAGCTAAACGAAGGTTCGGGCACCGGAAGCGGTCACGATGGGAGTGGCTTGGTTCCCGCCAGTGAAATGGGATCGGGAATCGATTTCAAAGGTGACGATGAATTCCAATTGTCCGCTTCGGGAATTCAGATCGATGGCAACGAAGAAAGTGCCTCTCAAGTGATCGAAGTTGTCGATTCGGAATCGGTCGACATCGAAGAAGTTGATTTCGACGGTGCCGACCAGGTGGACGCCTTCGATGAAGCTGGCGACAGCGGTTTCGCAATGGATGATGACGTTGCGGAAGTCGATGCACTGGACGATCCAATGGACGGCGACGGTTTGATCGACGAAAACGCGGCGGTCGCTTCGGCGGGGGCTGGTGTTCGAGGCGGTTACGAGGTTCCGTTCACCCTGCTGCAAACGATCGGATTGCTACTGATCCTCAGCGTGATGAGTTTGGGCGGCATGTTGATGACCGACTTGGTTCGCAACATGTGGAGCTACGCCGAGCCTTCCGCTCCCGTCAGTGCACTGACCGACATGCTGATCAGCGTCGCCGGTTGGTGA
- a CDS encoding FG-GAP repeat domain-containing protein, protein MQNLRTHAVFVTLVMMFASIGGCRERANEPVASTPSPPTDVQTASTQRSKEWHERVDREVKAFCADCHVLPLATSSERDHWPGEVDQGLNLYEVSGRTDLKVPARDDVIAFFEMQAPEKFDWSPWTKSFPQCRIDFNTQAVGLASDESTRPRPPGITNVRWLDIGMNDGPALVYCDIGSGAVVAHWPNRDGGTSKHLATLFQPVHAEACDLDGDGYKDIVVADIGEFDANDSDLGRIIWLRRHPSQEEFEQVVLMEGLGRVADARPADFDNDGDLDLIVAEFGWRQSGRIVLLENQISEATVEVADGKQLAKSFVAHEVDNRHGSIHVPPVDLNEDGLMDFVAAISQGYETVEAFLNDGEGGFDREVIFAAPDPAFGLSGIQLVDLDQDDDLDVLMTNGDSFDRGVKPYHSICWLENEGAFPYTVHELCKMPGVLSAKAGDFDGDGDLDVVAGSLMAGPIQKQFEQFEMASILMLVQTEPGVFQPTSVQQRAHQHASIEVDDFDGDGKIDFAISNLLRTAKGNEPDVVIWWNQSSGP, encoded by the coding sequence ATGCAAAATCTTCGAACACACGCTGTTTTTGTCACTCTCGTGATGATGTTCGCGTCGATTGGCGGATGCCGCGAACGCGCCAATGAACCCGTTGCCAGTACGCCAAGTCCACCCACCGATGTTCAGACCGCATCGACTCAGCGGTCAAAGGAGTGGCATGAGCGTGTCGATCGCGAGGTGAAGGCGTTCTGTGCTGACTGTCACGTTTTGCCGTTGGCCACCAGTTCGGAGCGAGACCATTGGCCGGGGGAAGTCGACCAGGGGCTGAACTTGTATGAAGTTTCGGGACGGACTGATTTGAAGGTTCCCGCCCGCGATGATGTCATCGCATTTTTTGAAATGCAGGCGCCTGAAAAGTTCGATTGGTCGCCTTGGACAAAGTCCTTCCCCCAATGCAGGATCGATTTCAACACCCAGGCCGTTGGCTTGGCAAGCGATGAATCGACGCGTCCTCGACCGCCGGGGATTACAAACGTGCGGTGGCTCGACATCGGAATGAACGATGGTCCGGCGCTGGTCTACTGCGACATCGGGTCGGGCGCCGTTGTGGCTCATTGGCCCAATCGCGATGGAGGGACCTCGAAGCATCTCGCCACTCTCTTTCAACCAGTGCATGCCGAGGCATGTGATTTGGATGGCGATGGCTACAAAGACATTGTTGTCGCAGACATCGGGGAATTCGATGCCAACGATAGTGATCTAGGCCGAATCATTTGGCTGCGTCGACACCCGTCGCAGGAAGAATTTGAACAAGTGGTTTTGATGGAGGGGCTTGGCCGTGTCGCCGACGCTCGACCTGCTGACTTTGACAACGACGGAGACCTGGACCTCATCGTTGCTGAATTTGGTTGGCGACAGAGCGGACGAATCGTTCTCTTAGAGAATCAGATTTCGGAAGCCACAGTCGAAGTCGCTGATGGTAAGCAATTGGCAAAAAGCTTTGTCGCTCATGAGGTCGACAACCGCCACGGATCAATTCATGTTCCGCCCGTGGATCTGAATGAGGATGGCCTGATGGACTTTGTCGCGGCGATTAGCCAAGGATACGAAACCGTTGAAGCATTTCTAAATGATGGAGAAGGTGGTTTCGATCGTGAGGTGATCTTTGCTGCACCCGATCCCGCGTTTGGTTTGTCGGGCATTCAGTTGGTTGACCTGGATCAAGACGATGACTTGGACGTGCTGATGACCAATGGGGATTCATTCGACCGAGGTGTGAAGCCTTATCATTCCATTTGTTGGTTGGAAAACGAAGGTGCGTTTCCATACACGGTTCATGAGCTATGCAAGATGCCTGGGGTACTGTCGGCAAAGGCTGGTGACTTTGATGGTGATGGTGACTTGGACGTCGTCGCTGGATCGTTGATGGCGGGACCAATTCAAAAGCAGTTTGAGCAATTTGAGATGGCATCCATTTTGATGTTGGTCCAAACCGAACCGGGCGTGTTTCAGCCGACGTCGGTGCAACAACGAGCTCACCAACACGCTTCGATCGAAGTCGATGACTTCGACGGAGACGGAAAGATCGATTTTGCGATCAGCAACTTATTGCGTACTGCCAAGGGAAATGAACCGGACGTCGTCATTTGGTGGAATCAGTCGTCTGGTCCTTGA